In a genomic window of Pontibacter liquoris:
- a CDS encoding cyanophycinase yields the protein MMPVPKGKIIAIGGNVDKGTYPTPSLPNLRRKINFFQQGILERIHRELYGKTSRLEIVTTASLIPEEVGAAYVQAFALLDSHNVGVLHIQTREEADQPENLARLRQAHGVLFTGGDQSRIAAAFLQSQALSILQQRYQQEEKFLISGTSAGAMALGNIMIRSAEHRRILAKGTVRLGEGLSLLPNLIIDTHFINRRRMPRLIESIAAYPDHIGIGLGEDTGVMIRNGNVIETIGTGLVVLMDGRQLYENNFPAIANGEALCLEHLLLHVLPMGKCFMVSPGRFSEAQQGPNHQMF from the coding sequence ATGATGCCTGTCCCAAAAGGAAAAATAATTGCCATTGGAGGGAATGTAGACAAGGGCACTTATCCAACCCCCTCCTTACCGAATCTGAGAAGGAAAATAAACTTCTTTCAACAAGGCATTCTGGAAAGAATACACCGGGAGCTTTATGGCAAAACTTCCAGGCTGGAAATCGTGACCACAGCCTCGCTCATACCCGAAGAAGTAGGCGCTGCTTACGTGCAGGCATTTGCCCTGCTTGACAGCCACAACGTGGGCGTGTTGCACATCCAAACGCGGGAAGAGGCAGACCAACCGGAAAACCTGGCGCGTTTGCGGCAGGCCCACGGCGTGCTGTTCACGGGCGGTGACCAAAGCAGGATAGCCGCTGCATTTCTGCAATCGCAGGCACTTTCCATCCTTCAGCAGCGCTACCAGCAGGAAGAAAAATTCCTGATCTCCGGTACCAGTGCCGGTGCCATGGCGCTCGGTAACATCATGATCCGGAGCGCCGAACACAGGCGCATCCTGGCAAAAGGGACCGTACGGCTGGGAGAAGGCCTTTCGTTACTGCCCAACCTGATCATCGACACACACTTTATAAACCGCCGCCGCATGCCGCGCCTTATCGAGTCGATCGCGGCGTACCCGGACCACATTGGCATTGGATTGGGTGAAGACACCGGCGTGATGATCCGGAACGGGAATGTGATTGAAACCATTGGTACTGGCCTGGTCGTGCTCATGGATGGCCGGCAGTTGTATGAAAATAACTTCCCGGCCATCGCCAACGGCGAGGCACTGTGCCTGGAGCACCTGTTGCTGCACGTACTGCCCATGGGCAAGTGCTTTATGGTTAGCCCCGGCAGGTTTTCAGAAGCGCAGCAAGGACCAAACCATCAGATGTTCTAA